One stretch of Arachis duranensis cultivar V14167 chromosome 1, aradu.V14167.gnm2.J7QH, whole genome shotgun sequence DNA includes these proteins:
- the LOC107491793 gene encoding probable boron transporter 2 isoform X1, producing the protein MEETFVPFRGIKNDLKGRILCYKQDWTSGFKAGIRILAPTTYIFFASAIPVISFGEQLERNTDGTLTAVQTLASTALCGIVHAILGGQPLLILGVAEPTVLMYTFLYDFAKDRKDLGQRLFLAWAGWVCVWTALLLFLLAILGACSIINRFTRLAGELFGLLIAMLFMQQAIRGLVEEFGVPHQREGINQIAHESSWLFGNGMFALVLSFGLLFTALRSRKARSWRYGTGCLRGFIADYGVPLMVLMWTAVSYIPANNVPRGIPRRLFSPNPWSPGAYTNWTVIKDMLNVPLIYIIGAFIPATMIAVLYYFDHSVASQLAQQKEFNLRRPSSYHYDLLLLGLLTILCGLIGIPPSNGVIPQSPMHTKSLATLKHQLLRNKLVSSARKSIQKNLNLSQLYRNMQEAYDQMQTPLSHQMPPSLGLKELKESTIQLASSHGYIDAPVDEVVFDVDKDVDDLLPVEVKEQRLSNLLQAMLVVACVAAMPLLKKIPTSVLWGYFAFMAIESLPGNQFWERILYLFTAPSRRYKVLEEQHAANIEIVPFKTVVKFTLFQTAYLLLCFGLTWIPIAGVLFPLLIMLLIPIRQYFLPKFFKGAHLQDLDAAAYEDMPAIPFNFLFEDSNIEATNFNTNGGEILDGIITRSRGEIRITQSPKTLSSTPTPSSDIIPANGNTSKHTQPSSN; encoded by the exons ATGGAAGAAACATTTGTTCCCTTTCGCGGGATCAAGAATGATCTCAAAGGAAGAATTCTCTGCTATAAGCAAGATTGGACCAGTGGATTCAAGGCAGGCATCAG GATCCTTGCCCCAACTACATACATATTTTTTGCATCAGCTATTCCTGTTATCTCTTTTGGGGAGCAATTAGAGAGAAATACTg ATGGAACTCTAACTGCAGTGCAGACCCTAGCATCGACTGCGCTATGTGGCATCGTCCATGCAATCCTTGGAGGGCAACCTCTCCTCATTCTAGGTGTAGCTGAGCCAACTGTTCTGATGTATACATTCCTATACGATTTTGCAAAGGATAGAAAAGATTTGGGGCAAAGGCTGTTCCTCGCTTGGGCTGGATG GGTATGTGTTTGGACCGCCTTATTGCTTTTTTTGTTGGCCATCCTTGGTGCATGCTCTATTATTAACAGATTCACACGCCTTGCTGGTGAACTATTCGGTCTGCTGATCGCAATGCTCTTCATGCAGCAGGCCATAAGG GGGCTAGTGGAGGAGTTTGGTGTACCACACCAAAGAGAAGGTATCAATCAGATTGCACACGAATCCTCTTGGCTGTTTGGGAATGGAATGTTCGCCTTGGTTTTGTCATTTGGCCTTCTGTTTACTGCATTAAGAAGCCGTAAAGCTAGATCGTGGCGTTATGGCACAG GTTGCTTGAGGGGATTTATAGCTGATTATGGAGTTCCTCTTATGGTTCTTATGTGGACTGCGGTGTCTTACATACCGGCTAATAATGTTCCAAGGGGAATCCCAAGGCGACTTTTCAGTCCAAATCCATGGTCTCCTGGTGCATACACAAATTGGACTGTAATCAAG GATATGTTGAATGTCCCTCTTATTTATATAATTGGAGCATTTATACCAGCAACTATGATTGCTGTGCTTTACTACTTTGATCACAGTGTTGCATCCCAACTTGCTCAGCAGAAGGAATTTAATTTAAGAAGACCCTCTTCTTATCATTATGATCTTCTTCTCTTAGGCTTATTA ACCATATTGTGTGGACTTATTGGAATCCCTCCTTCCAATGGTGTTATTCCTCAATCTCCAATGCATACGAAAAGCTTAGCCACTCTAAAGCATCAG CTTTTGCGGAACAAACTTGTATCTAGTGCACGAAAAAGTATTCAGAAAAACCTGAACCTGAGTCAATTATACCGAAATATGCAAGAAGCATATGATCAAATGCAAACTCCATTATCCCACCAAATGCCCCCTTCATTG GGGCTAAAGGAGTTGAAGGAATCTACAATTCAACTAGCCTCAAGTCACGGATATATTGATGCCCCTGTAGATGAGGTTGTTTTTGATGTGGACAAAGATGTTGATGACCTTTTGCCTGTTGAAGTTAAAGAACAGCGACTAAGCAATCTGCTACAAGCAATGCTGGTTGTGGCATGTGTCGCAGCCATGCCTCTTTTGAAGAAGATACCAACTTCAGTGCTCTGGGGTTACTTTGCTTTCATGGCAATTGAAAGCTTGCCAGGAAATCAATTTTGGGAGAGAATATTATACCTGTTCACTGCTCCAAGCCGAAGATATAA AGTTCTGGAGGAACAACATGCTGCCAATATTGAGATTGTGCCATTCAAAACTGTCGTCAAGTTTACCTTGTTCCAGACAGCTTACTTGCTTCTCTGCTTTGGTCTAACCTGGATACCAATTGCCGGGGTCCTTTTCCCATTGTTAATCATGCTTCTCATCCCTATAAGGCAATATTTCCTTCCTAAGTTTTTTAAAGGAGCTCATCTTCAAGATTTGGATGCTGCAGCGTACGAGGATATGCCTGCTATTCCTTTCAACTTTTTGTTTGAA GATTCAAATATTGAGGCAACAAATTTCAACACTAATGGTGGGGAAATTCTTGATGGAATTATCACAAGGAGTCGTGGGGAAATTCGCATCACACAAAGCCCAAAAACATTAAGTTCAACTCCAACACCTTCTAGTGATATTATACCTGCTAATGGAAATACCTCAAAGCATACACAGCCCTCAAGTAACTGA
- the LOC107491793 gene encoding probable boron transporter 2 isoform X2, protein MEETFVPFRGIKNDLKGRILCYKQDWTSGFKAGIRILAPTTYIFFASAIPVISFGEQLERNTDGTLTAVQTLASTALCGIVHAILGGQPLLILGVAEPTVLMYTFLYDFAKDRKDLGQRLFLAWAGWVCVWTALLLFLLAILGACSIINRFTRLAGELFGLLIAMLFMQQAIRGLVEEFGVPHQREGINQIAHESSWLFGNGMFALVLSFGLLFTALRSRKARSWRYGTGCLRGFIADYGVPLMVLMWTAVSYIPANNVPRGIPRRLFSPNPWSPGAYTNWTVIKDMLNVPLIYIIGAFIPATMIAVLYYFDHSVASQLAQQKEFNLRRPSSYHYDLLLLGLLTILCGLIGIPPSNGVIPQSPMHTKSLATLKHQLLRNKLVSSARKSIQKNLNLSQLYRNMQEAYDQMQTPLSHQMPPSLELKESTIQLASSHGYIDAPVDEVVFDVDKDVDDLLPVEVKEQRLSNLLQAMLVVACVAAMPLLKKIPTSVLWGYFAFMAIESLPGNQFWERILYLFTAPSRRYKVLEEQHAANIEIVPFKTVVKFTLFQTAYLLLCFGLTWIPIAGVLFPLLIMLLIPIRQYFLPKFFKGAHLQDLDAAAYEDMPAIPFNFLFEDSNIEATNFNTNGGEILDGIITRSRGEIRITQSPKTLSSTPTPSSDIIPANGNTSKHTQPSSN, encoded by the exons ATGGAAGAAACATTTGTTCCCTTTCGCGGGATCAAGAATGATCTCAAAGGAAGAATTCTCTGCTATAAGCAAGATTGGACCAGTGGATTCAAGGCAGGCATCAG GATCCTTGCCCCAACTACATACATATTTTTTGCATCAGCTATTCCTGTTATCTCTTTTGGGGAGCAATTAGAGAGAAATACTg ATGGAACTCTAACTGCAGTGCAGACCCTAGCATCGACTGCGCTATGTGGCATCGTCCATGCAATCCTTGGAGGGCAACCTCTCCTCATTCTAGGTGTAGCTGAGCCAACTGTTCTGATGTATACATTCCTATACGATTTTGCAAAGGATAGAAAAGATTTGGGGCAAAGGCTGTTCCTCGCTTGGGCTGGATG GGTATGTGTTTGGACCGCCTTATTGCTTTTTTTGTTGGCCATCCTTGGTGCATGCTCTATTATTAACAGATTCACACGCCTTGCTGGTGAACTATTCGGTCTGCTGATCGCAATGCTCTTCATGCAGCAGGCCATAAGG GGGCTAGTGGAGGAGTTTGGTGTACCACACCAAAGAGAAGGTATCAATCAGATTGCACACGAATCCTCTTGGCTGTTTGGGAATGGAATGTTCGCCTTGGTTTTGTCATTTGGCCTTCTGTTTACTGCATTAAGAAGCCGTAAAGCTAGATCGTGGCGTTATGGCACAG GTTGCTTGAGGGGATTTATAGCTGATTATGGAGTTCCTCTTATGGTTCTTATGTGGACTGCGGTGTCTTACATACCGGCTAATAATGTTCCAAGGGGAATCCCAAGGCGACTTTTCAGTCCAAATCCATGGTCTCCTGGTGCATACACAAATTGGACTGTAATCAAG GATATGTTGAATGTCCCTCTTATTTATATAATTGGAGCATTTATACCAGCAACTATGATTGCTGTGCTTTACTACTTTGATCACAGTGTTGCATCCCAACTTGCTCAGCAGAAGGAATTTAATTTAAGAAGACCCTCTTCTTATCATTATGATCTTCTTCTCTTAGGCTTATTA ACCATATTGTGTGGACTTATTGGAATCCCTCCTTCCAATGGTGTTATTCCTCAATCTCCAATGCATACGAAAAGCTTAGCCACTCTAAAGCATCAG CTTTTGCGGAACAAACTTGTATCTAGTGCACGAAAAAGTATTCAGAAAAACCTGAACCTGAGTCAATTATACCGAAATATGCAAGAAGCATATGATCAAATGCAAACTCCATTATCCCACCAAATGCCCCCTTCATTG GAGTTGAAGGAATCTACAATTCAACTAGCCTCAAGTCACGGATATATTGATGCCCCTGTAGATGAGGTTGTTTTTGATGTGGACAAAGATGTTGATGACCTTTTGCCTGTTGAAGTTAAAGAACAGCGACTAAGCAATCTGCTACAAGCAATGCTGGTTGTGGCATGTGTCGCAGCCATGCCTCTTTTGAAGAAGATACCAACTTCAGTGCTCTGGGGTTACTTTGCTTTCATGGCAATTGAAAGCTTGCCAGGAAATCAATTTTGGGAGAGAATATTATACCTGTTCACTGCTCCAAGCCGAAGATATAA AGTTCTGGAGGAACAACATGCTGCCAATATTGAGATTGTGCCATTCAAAACTGTCGTCAAGTTTACCTTGTTCCAGACAGCTTACTTGCTTCTCTGCTTTGGTCTAACCTGGATACCAATTGCCGGGGTCCTTTTCCCATTGTTAATCATGCTTCTCATCCCTATAAGGCAATATTTCCTTCCTAAGTTTTTTAAAGGAGCTCATCTTCAAGATTTGGATGCTGCAGCGTACGAGGATATGCCTGCTATTCCTTTCAACTTTTTGTTTGAA GATTCAAATATTGAGGCAACAAATTTCAACACTAATGGTGGGGAAATTCTTGATGGAATTATCACAAGGAGTCGTGGGGAAATTCGCATCACACAAAGCCCAAAAACATTAAGTTCAACTCCAACACCTTCTAGTGATATTATACCTGCTAATGGAAATACCTCAAAGCATACACAGCCCTCAAGTAACTGA